The following are encoded together in the Bacillus cereus group sp. RP43 genome:
- a CDS encoding helix-turn-helix domain-containing protein → MKKYNIPVEATLEVIGGKWKVVILCHLTKGTKRTSELKRLMPGITQKMLTQQLRELEEDGVIQRKVYNQVPPKVEYSLTDYGWSLESILDSLCTWGECHLEKSGNTSMLITEDEQ, encoded by the coding sequence ATGAAGAAATATAATATTCCTGTCGAGGCGACCTTAGAGGTTATCGGTGGCAAATGGAAAGTCGTTATTCTTTGCCACTTAACGAAAGGTACAAAGAGAACGAGTGAACTAAAACGTTTAATGCCTGGTATTACACAAAAGATGTTAACACAGCAATTACGCGAGTTAGAAGAGGATGGGGTTATTCAAAGAAAGGTATACAATCAAGTACCACCAAAAGTAGAATATTCTCTTACTGACTACGGATGGTCTTTAGAATCAATTCTCGATTCTCTTTGTACTTGGGGCGAATGCCACCTTGAAAAAAGCGGTAACACATCGATGCTAATTACAGAGGATGAACAATAA
- a CDS encoding Cys-Gln thioester bond-forming surface protein: MNIKRSFKVMATFLSVLFVFANLLFPLQKAFAEVMDHTKYQMDWSYSRSKKKPIRTELIKTADGKIAFCLNVDLKSPSGQDLPEMGKVDINVYRVLLNGYPQKSPQELGVSDWRDAHYATQLAVWNALKQIDINDLDFRNKNVEKVTKDIVAKANASEELQEITMSVTPTEEQEAVLKDEFFETGLYTVETNAKSGTYKVQATGAPQGAKFVNEKGEAKTEFNVGEKFRILIPKQTPAGGFSFKVSGNLTKLQGIAHKGTPTIQNAVVLLERSEEKTSPELAVSWKKANGHDNKPNKPYTPNEPHKPNQYNR; encoded by the coding sequence ATGAATATAAAACGATCGTTCAAGGTAATGGCCACTTTTTTGAGTGTTTTATTTGTATTTGCGAACTTATTATTCCCACTTCAAAAAGCATTCGCAGAAGTTATGGACCATACGAAGTATCAAATGGATTGGAGTTACAGTAGGTCAAAGAAGAAACCAATTCGAACAGAGCTTATTAAAACAGCAGATGGAAAAATTGCTTTTTGCTTAAATGTAGATTTAAAATCGCCAAGTGGTCAAGATTTACCTGAAATGGGTAAAGTGGATATTAACGTGTACCGCGTACTATTAAACGGATACCCACAAAAGAGTCCGCAAGAATTAGGTGTTTCTGATTGGAGAGATGCACATTACGCAACGCAGCTTGCGGTGTGGAATGCGTTAAAACAAATTGATATTAATGATTTAGATTTCCGTAATAAAAATGTAGAAAAAGTAACGAAAGATATAGTTGCAAAAGCAAATGCTAGTGAAGAGTTGCAAGAAATTACGATGAGTGTAACTCCTACAGAAGAACAAGAAGCAGTATTAAAAGATGAGTTTTTTGAAACTGGTTTATATACAGTAGAAACAAATGCAAAAAGCGGAACGTATAAAGTGCAAGCAACAGGTGCACCACAAGGCGCGAAGTTTGTAAATGAAAAAGGCGAAGCAAAAACTGAATTTAATGTAGGGGAAAAGTTCCGCATTTTAATTCCGAAACAAACACCAGCTGGTGGATTTAGCTTTAAAGTATCAGGGAATTTAACGAAATTACAAGGTATTGCACATAAAGGAACGCCAACGATTCAAAATGCGGTTGTATTACTTGAGCGAAGTGAAGAAAAAACAAGTCCAGAGTTAGCGGTAAGTTGGAAAAAAGCAAATGGTCATGATAATAAGCCAAATAAACCCTATACACCAAATGAACCACATAAACCGAATCAATATAACAGATGA
- a CDS encoding aldo/keto reductase: MKNLQSKTVLHNGVEMPWFGLGVFKVEDGPELIEAVKSAIKAGYRSIDTAAIYGNEKAVGEGIRAGIKEAGISREDLFITSKVWNADQGYETTLAAYEESLKKLELDYLDLYLVHWPVEGKYKDSWRALETLYKEGRARAIGVSNFQIHHLKDVMEGAEIKPMINQVEYHPRLTQKELQAFCKEQGIQMEAWSPLMQGQLLDNETLQEIANKYGKTTAQVILRWDLQNEVVTIPKSTKEHRIIANADIFNFELTKEDMEKIDALNENHRVGPDPDNFDF; the protein is encoded by the coding sequence ATGAAAAATTTACAAAGTAAAACAGTATTGCATAACGGTGTAGAAATGCCTTGGTTCGGTTTAGGTGTATTTAAAGTAGAAGATGGACCGGAACTTATAGAGGCTGTAAAATCGGCGATTAAAGCAGGATATCGCAGTATTGATACAGCTGCGATTTATGGAAATGAAAAGGCAGTTGGAGAAGGTATTCGCGCTGGTATAAAAGAAGCAGGAATTTCTCGAGAAGATTTATTCATTACTTCAAAAGTGTGGAACGCAGATCAAGGATATGAAACGACACTTGCTGCATATGAAGAGAGCTTAAAAAAATTAGAACTAGATTATTTAGATTTATATCTTGTTCATTGGCCTGTTGAAGGGAAATATAAAGATTCGTGGAGAGCGTTAGAAACACTTTATAAAGAAGGGCGCGCGCGTGCAATTGGTGTAAGTAACTTCCAAATCCATCATCTGAAGGATGTAATGGAAGGTGCGGAAATTAAACCGATGATTAATCAAGTTGAGTATCATCCGCGGTTGACACAAAAGGAACTACAAGCTTTCTGTAAAGAGCAAGGTATTCAAATGGAAGCATGGTCACCACTTATGCAGGGGCAACTATTAGATAACGAAACATTACAAGAAATTGCTAATAAATACGGTAAGACAACAGCTCAAGTTATTTTACGTTGGGATCTTCAAAATGAAGTTGTAACGATTCCGAAATCAACGAAAGAACACCGCATTATTGCAAACGCAGATATTTTCAATTTTGAGCTAACAAAAGAAGATATGGAAAAGATTGATGCTTTAAATGAAAACCACCGCGTCGGTCCAGATCCGGATAACTTTGATTTCTAA
- a CDS encoding NAD(P)-dependent oxidoreductase: protein MKVGIIGASGKAGSRILKEALDRGHEVTAIVRDAAKITEENVKVLEKDVFSLTSNDIQAFDVVVNAFGAPAGQEHLHVDAGNVLIEAVKGAPNTKLLVVGGAGSLFVDEEKTTRVFDTPGFPNEYLATAQNQGKNLEILQQTNDITWTFISPSALFALGKRTGSYTAGKDNLLVNSKGDSYVSYEDFAVAALDEIENPKHVNERFTVVSEAE, encoded by the coding sequence ATGAAAGTCGGAATTATCGGAGCAAGTGGCAAAGCAGGAAGTCGTATTTTAAAAGAAGCATTAGATCGCGGACATGAAGTAACTGCAATCGTAAGAGACGCTGCAAAAATTACAGAAGAAAATGTAAAAGTTTTAGAAAAAGATGTATTCTCTCTTACATCTAACGACATACAAGCATTTGATGTAGTTGTAAATGCATTCGGTGCTCCAGCAGGACAAGAACATCTTCATGTAGATGCAGGAAATGTACTTATTGAAGCTGTGAAAGGTGCACCAAATACAAAATTACTTGTAGTTGGCGGCGCTGGAAGCTTATTTGTAGACGAGGAAAAAACAACACGTGTATTTGATACACCAGGATTCCCAAATGAATACCTTGCAACTGCTCAAAACCAAGGTAAAAACTTAGAAATCTTGCAACAAACAAATGACATCACTTGGACATTCATCAGCCCTTCTGCACTATTCGCATTAGGAAAACGCACTGGCTCTTATACAGCTGGTAAAGATAATCTTCTTGTTAACTCAAAAGGCGATAGCTACGTAAGTTACGAAGATTTTGCAGTAGCAGCACTTGATGAAATCGAAAATCCAAAACATGTAAACGAACGCTTCACAGTGGTTTCTGAAGCTGAATAA
- a CDS encoding MFS transporter, whose translation MFALLALAISAFGIGTTEFISVGLLPSISEDLHVSVTTAGLTVSLYALGVAFGAPVLTSLTASMSRKTLLMWIMIVFIIGNGIAAVATSFTVLLIARVVSAFAHGVFMSIGSTIAAALVPENKRASAIAFMFTGLTVATITGVPIGTFIGQQFGWRASFMVIVVIGIVALISNSMLIPSNLKKGTRVSFRDQFKLITNGRLLLVFIITALGYGGTFVTFTYLSPLLQEVTGFKSSTVTIILLVYGVAIAIGNMVGGKLSNHNPIRALFYMFFIQAIVLFVLTFTAPFQVAGLITIIFMGLFAFMNVPGLQVYVVILAERFVPSAVDIASAINIAAFNAGIALGAYLGGIVTNSLGLIHTAWVGGIMVVGAVILTAWSMALEKRDQAK comes from the coding sequence ATGTTTGCTTTATTAGCGCTAGCAATTAGTGCGTTTGGAATTGGTACAACCGAGTTTATTAGCGTCGGTTTATTACCATCTATTTCGGAGGATTTACATGTTTCCGTTACAACAGCTGGTTTAACTGTTTCCTTATATGCGTTAGGGGTAGCATTTGGCGCTCCGGTATTAACGTCGTTAACAGCTAGTATGTCGCGGAAAACGTTATTAATGTGGATTATGATTGTCTTTATTATCGGTAATGGCATTGCGGCGGTAGCAACGAGTTTTACTGTGTTACTTATCGCGAGGGTTGTCTCTGCATTTGCACATGGTGTTTTTATGTCAATTGGTTCAACAATTGCAGCTGCACTCGTACCAGAGAATAAACGTGCTAGCGCGATTGCTTTTATGTTTACTGGTTTAACCGTTGCGACCATTACAGGTGTACCAATTGGAACATTTATTGGGCAACAGTTTGGCTGGAGAGCATCTTTTATGGTAATTGTAGTAATTGGAATCGTTGCCTTAATCTCAAATAGTATGCTAATTCCGTCTAATTTAAAAAAGGGGACGCGAGTATCATTTCGTGATCAATTCAAACTTATCACGAACGGAAGACTATTACTTGTTTTCATCATTACTGCATTAGGATACGGGGGAACATTTGTAACATTTACGTATTTATCTCCGCTATTACAAGAAGTAACCGGATTTAAATCGAGTACCGTTACAATCATTTTATTAGTGTACGGGGTTGCGATTGCGATTGGTAATATGGTTGGCGGGAAGCTATCAAATCATAATCCAATTCGAGCACTATTTTATATGTTCTTTATTCAAGCAATTGTATTATTCGTACTAACATTTACAGCGCCGTTTCAAGTAGCGGGGCTCATTACGATTATTTTTATGGGACTATTTGCATTTATGAATGTCCCAGGGTTACAAGTATATGTAGTTATATTGGCTGAGCGCTTTGTTCCGAGTGCAGTTGATATTGCATCGGCAATTAATATTGCAGCGTTTAACGCAGGAATTGCTCTTGGGGCTTATTTAGGTGGTATTGTAACGAACTCGTTAGGGTTAATTCATACAGCCTGGGTAGGCGGCATTATGGTAGTAGGCGCTGTTATTTTAACAGCGTGGAGTATGGCATTAGAAAAAAGAGATCAAGCAAAATAA
- a CDS encoding DUF1641 domain-containing protein, whose translation MPETMTQTKPEQETVQISASQGQLDVLDQLLKPEVQESLTTLVEQLPKLTELVNILTKSYDFAQTVATDEVLKSDTVSAITELVEPVKDTVKGMAATAIEAKDRADESNEVIGLFGLLKLLKDPQAQKMFRFVNAYLQISAERNNK comes from the coding sequence ATGCCAGAAACTATGACTCAAACAAAGCCAGAACAAGAAACTGTACAAATTTCTGCTAGCCAAGGACAACTTGATGTACTTGATCAGTTGTTAAAACCTGAGGTACAAGAATCATTAACAACACTAGTGGAACAGCTTCCAAAATTAACTGAGCTTGTTAATATTTTAACTAAGTCTTATGACTTCGCTCAAACTGTTGCTACTGATGAAGTATTAAAAAGCGACACTGTTAGTGCAATCACAGAGCTTGTAGAACCTGTAAAAGATACAGTGAAAGGCATGGCTGCAACTGCTATCGAAGCGAAAGATCGTGCTGACGAAAGCAACGAAGTTATCGGCCTGTTCGGTCTATTAAAATTACTAAAAGACCCACAAGCACAAAAAATGTTCCGCTTTGTGAACGCATACCTTCAAATTAGTGCAGAACGTAACAATAAATAA
- a CDS encoding NAD(P)/FAD-dependent oxidoreductase yields the protein MSKQIVILGAGYGGLLAALNVRKYYSKSEAQVTVINQYPTHQIITELHRLAAGNVAEQAVAMPLTKLFKGKDIDLKIATVESFSVDSKEIKLAGGTTLSYDALVVALGSKTAYFGIPGLEENSMVLKSAADANKIYKHVEDRIREYAKTKNEADATIVIGGGGLTGVELVGELADIMPKLAKSHGVNPKEVKLLLVEAGPKILPVLPDHLIERATTSLEARGVTFLTGLPVTNVAGNEIDLKDGQKIVANTFVWTGGVQGNPLIGESGLEVNRGRATVDAHLQSTSHKDVFVAGDSAVVFSPDGRPYPPTAQIAWQMGELIGYNLYAALEGKAFEEFAPINSGTLASLGRKDAVATIGASNTPLKGLPASLMKEASNVRYLSHIKGLFSLAY from the coding sequence ATGTCAAAACAAATTGTCATCTTAGGCGCTGGTTATGGCGGTCTTCTTGCCGCTCTAAACGTACGTAAATATTACAGCAAATCAGAAGCACAAGTTACAGTGATTAACCAATACCCAACGCACCAAATCATCACTGAACTACACCGCCTTGCAGCTGGTAACGTTGCTGAGCAAGCAGTTGCAATGCCACTTACAAAGCTTTTCAAAGGCAAAGACATCGATCTTAAAATTGCAACAGTTGAGTCATTCTCAGTTGATAGCAAAGAAATCAAACTAGCTGGTGGCACTACACTATCTTACGATGCACTTGTAGTTGCTTTAGGAAGTAAAACTGCTTACTTCGGTATTCCAGGACTAGAAGAAAACAGCATGGTATTAAAATCTGCTGCTGATGCAAACAAAATCTACAAACACGTTGAAGACCGTATTCGTGAATACGCTAAAACGAAAAACGAAGCTGATGCTACAATCGTAATCGGTGGTGGCGGATTAACTGGCGTTGAGCTAGTTGGTGAGCTTGCTGACATTATGCCTAAACTTGCAAAAAGCCACGGCGTAAATCCAAAAGAAGTTAAACTTCTTCTTGTTGAAGCAGGTCCAAAAATCCTTCCAGTATTACCAGATCACTTAATCGAACGTGCAACTACTAGCTTAGAAGCACGCGGTGTTACATTCTTAACAGGTCTTCCTGTAACAAACGTTGCCGGCAATGAAATCGACTTAAAAGACGGTCAAAAAATCGTTGCTAACACATTCGTTTGGACAGGCGGCGTACAAGGTAACCCATTAATTGGTGAATCAGGTCTTGAAGTAAACCGTGGACGTGCAACTGTTGATGCACACCTGCAATCTACTTCTCACAAAGACGTATTCGTTGCTGGAGACAGCGCTGTTGTCTTCTCTCCAGACGGTCGTCCATACCCACCAACTGCACAAATCGCTTGGCAAATGGGTGAATTAATTGGATACAACTTATACGCAGCACTAGAAGGCAAAGCATTCGAAGAGTTCGCACCTATCAACTCTGGAACACTTGCTAGTCTAGGACGTAAAGATGCTGTTGCTACAATCGGAGCAAGCAATACTCCGCTTAAAGGCTTACCGGCATCATTAATGAAAGAAGCAAGTAACGTTCGTTACTTATCACACATTAAAGGTCTATTCAGCTTAGCTTACTAA